The genomic region TAATGTTATAGTTAGTGACGAGGATGTAGTTGTGTAATTCCTTCCATCTATACATACAGTCCATGTTGTACCGCTTGGTAGTCCTGTCTCCTCAAATGTTATGGTAAAGTTCTCAGGTACGAAAGTGAATTGCAATTCTGTATTCTTACTTAAGTTTACAAATTCTTCTTCTGTTATTGGTATATAATATTTAGAGTAAACTTTGACCATGTATTCTCCATAAGGTAGTGTTATATTAATCTCGTTCATCGTAGTTGTATAGTTACTTCCGTTAATATTAACTGTCCATTCATATCCGCTAGGTAATCCGTTTTCAATTATTGTTAGAGTATAATTCATTACAGTAAACTTTATGTTAATTACTTCGTTCATTGTTAAGTTTATAGTACCTTGAGTAACGTTGGGCATATAATGTGAAGAGAATACTTTGTATTCATACACTCCCATAGGTAATGTTATTGTTATATAGCAAGCAGTAGTCGTATGATTTTCATTATCAATACAAACTGTCCATGATACTCCTTTTGGTAATCCTGTCTCTTTGAATGTTACATTATAGAGCATTGCATAAAACGCGACTTTTATAGTGATATTGCTAGTTAAATCAATGTATCCCATTATGGGCGTTACCTTATAGCCAGTCACATTAAGTACTTTATACTCATAATATCCGTAAGGTAATAAGAAGCAAATTCTAGAAGACGTTGAGGTAGAAACGGTGCCATTAACGCAGACAGCCCATTTTGTACCGCTTACTAATCCAGTTTCTTCAAAAGTCAAGTTAAACTTTACTGGAGTAAAGGAAATTTGAAGTGTAGCGTTAGAGCTTAAAGTTATGCTTCCTTGAGGTGGTGAAGGAATATAATATGCTGAATATACCTTATAGAAATAAGTTCCTGGAGGTAATATGAAAGTTATTTCATTTGATGTTGAGGTCTCATTAGTTCCATTAACGCATACGGTCCAAGATTTACCAACCGGTAAACCTGATTCTTTAAATGTTAAGTAGTATATTATCTTACAAACACTAATTTCAGTTACCTCATTGGACCCAGAATCTGCGACATAAACCGCTGAAGGAGTTGCAAGTATAAATCTAGGAGAATTTCCTGTAGGTATTTGATATATTACTCTGGAGGAGTTGATTACGCTTAACGAGTTTGAACCTAAGTTTGCTACGTAAACTAAACCATTGTAAGAATCATAAGTTATGAATACTGGAGACTGCCCTACCGTTATGTTACCTACAACTTTAGTTCCACTAATCATGTAAACAGTATTATTACATAAACTGACTATATAAACGTAAGAAGAGCTGTAAGCTATAGCTACAGGATATGGAACACTAATAGTGCAAATTACTGAAGTTCCATTTATTACGCTAGTTGAATTTGATTCTAGGTTTAATACGTAAACAAGACCGTTATAAGGATCATAAATAATCTGCCTTGGAGCTTGGCCTACTGATATTGTTGCAATAACCTTTTCACCTTTGATTACTGATACTGTAGCGAAACCTGTATCAGAAACATAAATATAGCCATTACTAGGATCGTAAACTAAACAAACTGGATGGCACTCAACTTGAATATTACAAACTACTTTTGTACCGTTAATTACGCTTACTATTCCTACTCCTGCTTTATATGAGTTTAAATTAGCAACGTAAATTAAACCGTTTACACATAATAACGCAACTGGCGAATAACCTATACCTCCTCCTACGGTAACAGTTGCTATTACTTCTGTTCCATTAATTATACTTATGGAATTCGATAAGGTATTAGCCACGTAAATTAAACCATTCTGTTTATCGTATACTATTGCAGTAGGATCAGAGCCTACGGATATTGTAGCTATAACAGTCGATGAGCTGATTACTGAAACTTGGCCAGACCCTGAATCAACAACATAAACATATCCGTTGTTAGAATCGTAAGCCATTGCTGTAGGAAAACTGCCAACGCTTATATTTGTGGTCTTAAATCCTTGTGACGCACTAGTTATAGGAATTATGCTTATTATTGAAACTATATATAATAACACTAATGTGATAATAAGTATTTTATTCACAATAACCACTGTCTTATACAAAACGCCGTTGGTAATAAATTTTTGTGTCCATAAAGTGCGCAAAATAGTATATAAGGCTTTAAAAATTAAGATCATAAATTAGCATAAACTCGATTAGAGAAATTTTTGCCTTAGAATTATACCGAACATATTTTCGATAGTTAATCTTAAAAATAATCTATAAAATTTCATCTTATGCAATTCGTCAGAAACTCTTCTGGATTAGTTAAGAACGCCTCCTTGACAGACGCTATGATGCTAAATATTGCTAACATGGGAGCAGGGCTCGCAATATTCACTGGTATATCTCCTTATATAGTTAAGGGAGCAGTTTTATGGTTAGCTTCACTTATAACCTTCTTGATCACCTTACCTCTAGTTTTTCTATATACTTTCTTTATAATAGAAATTCACAGAACTGGTGGAGATTACGTTTGGCTAAGTAGGAAACTTAACGGCAAAATTGGATCCATAATGGGAATTGCTCTAGCCTTTAACATGCCACCTTACTTTGCTCTTTCGGCTTTCTTTTCTGTTGCCGCAATAAATACTGTCCTTGAAGTAATAGGAACTTTAAACCACGAAAAAGCTCTCCTTAATTTAGCTAATACTGTATTCGTTAATCCTTATTGTCCTTCCATTACATTAACTCAAGAAATATTAATTTATATTCTTGCAGCAATAGCTTTTGCAATAATAATAGGAATAAATATCTTGAAGCCTAAGTGGGGGTTCTCTCTCGTAACTGCTTTGGGTACTTTAGCAATATTAGGTACTATAGTTGCAATGATAGTAGTGGGAATAAATGTTTCAGATTTCCACAGTAAAATTTCCACATTCTTGGCGGACTTTGATCTAACTCCCTCAACTTACACTGGACCTACTTTCAGTTTACCTGCAACAATTTACATGATACCCTACTTTGCTTCTTTTGCTTACATATGGCTTTACGCCGGACCTGCCGTTTCTGCTGAAATTAAAAGTGAGAGAGGAATAAAATATAACATAATTCTTGGTAGTTTATTAACCCTCTTCCTTATCACAGTACCTTTCTATTTACTCTGTATTGCTGGAGGTTACGGTTTTAATTTCAGCCTATTCCCTACTGCGACTTATAACTTCTGGAGCGTTGCAATTGCCTTAGCCGGAAACCAAGCTTTACAGTGGTTTATAGGAATTTCATTAATAAGTTGGGAATTCTTCGTAATGGCTTTCGGAGTTATAGTATTTGCAAGGTATGTATTTGCGTTCTCATTTGATAGACTATTTCCTGAGATATTCTCCAGGCTTAATAGGAGTAGCTCACCAGTTTACGCTCACTTGCTCGACTTTGCAGTTACTTTAGTTTTCTTAGCAGTGCCGATAATAAGTCCTGAGGGTGTTCAAGCCTTATATTCTTACACTCCTCTAGCAATAGCTTACTTATTCCTAGTTTCATTAGCGGGAGCAAAATTCAGCTTAGAAGGTAAAAAGAGGATAGGAATGCTAATATCATCTGTAATATCTGCGGCATTTATGATATTCATGGGCTATGAGGCTTTTACTAATCCTTACTTTGGAGTAATATCAAATGGACAACCTTTCTGGCCTGGCATTGCTTACGTTCTAAGTTTAATAGGGTTAGGAATAGTAATATACGTGGCATCAAAAGAGTATAATTTGAGGAGAGGGATAAACATAGACTTGAATTATAAGGAAATTCCTCCAGAGTAACTATTAGTTCCCTTTTTTGTATTCTAGTAGAAAGAATTTTTATCATTTCAATATATGCTGTGATTATATTTATATCCTTCTTCCTTTATTTTAATTAAGTATAATAAATCATTTAAATTTTTATATTTAGCTTTCGTCTCTATAAGATTACCTAAACATAGATAAAAGTGAGATACATTATTAAAAGTTTAAGTTTCATTTTAAACAGTTAAATGAACCAATTTCCTTTTATAGATTTATAATTTTAAAATTCCTTTATAAACTATTATGAATTCAATCTACTATTTTCTCGTTAAATATTTTAATCTTTTCGTTCTTAAAGAAAAGACAATAAAAATTTTTAATAAGATTTCACTAATCCTTTCAAATGAAAGGTGTTTCAAAATCAATAATAGCTCTAATCATAGTTATAATAGTTATAATAGCAGCAGTAGGAGTTTATTATGTCACATTACATAAGTCAACTACGACTCCAAGCATATCTACAACTCCTCCAGTAACCTTGACCGTAGTTACATTTTCTGGAGAATCTGCTAAATTTATCCAATGTGCAGGTAATTTGTTCTCAGAAGAACATCCTGGAGTTACAGTAAAGGTAATTTGTTATCCGTTTAGTGAATACATTGATCAAGAAATAACTGCCTTATCAGCTCATTCTACTCAATATGATATAATAGGTTTTACTTCAACTTCTGCACAGAAAGTAACTCCTTACTTAATTTGCCTTAATGAATCAATGTTCAATATGAGCGATATAATAATGCCGCAAGAAGATTTTGGTGGTATAATATATAATTCAACAACAGGAAAAACTGAAATGATAGGTATTGCTTATGAAACTGCAGTTTATTTAACTGCATATAAGGAATGTATCTTCTGTAATGCTACTTTAGCTGAAGAATTTTATAATGAATATCACATGAACTTTAGCCCAACTACTTGGGAGAATTGGACTGTAGTACTCGACGTGGATAATTTCTTAACATCTCACGGGATAACAAAGTATGGCTTCCTAATTGACGACCACGTCAAGCATGGAATAATTGATGCATATCCCGCAGTTTTTGGATGGTATTATGAAAGATGCCCCGAGTTAACACAAGGAAAGATTGGTGGACTCCCTGGATATAATATAATGTTCGAGAGTTACATCTTACCAGGTTTCTCATATCCATTACCTTCATTTAATTCAACGGCAGGAATAGAAGCTTTAGAAACATATTACGATCTCGTATCTTATGAACCATCTCCATCTTCAATACAAATATGTTATGGAAACTTTGCAAAATTCTATCCTGATGCTGCGGGAGCTTTCATATTTACTTCACAACTAACTTGCTTAAACACTACTGAAAGGGAGCACACATATCTAGCACCGTTACCCGGAGATTACGCTGAGACTGGAACTGATTTCTTAGGAGTTAGCAAATATTCTTTACATAAGCAATTAGCCGAGGAATTCCTAGCTTTCCTAGTTTCTCCTCAAGTTCAAAAACTGGCTTTCTTAAAGTTTGGTAAATTCCCAATATCTAAGGAGGCATTCCAAGAGTTAATGAGCAACGCATCCTTACCAACGTATGAAAGAGAATGGTTAACTCAAGTGTACAGAGCAGCAGAAGAAGCGTGGGCAAATCCACCAAACATACCTCCAACGTACCCTGAGTTAATTCCAAGCTTTAATAACGAAGTATACTGCTACCTAACTGGAAAGATTTCAGCACAAGAAGCGTTAAATATTGCGGCTCAAGATTGGATTAAAGCAGTAAGCGGGTAAAGTCATGAGCGTGGAACTTAAGGATGTAAGCAAGAAGTTCGGAAAGCTCTACGCCTTAAGTAAAATTAGCCTAAAGGTTGAAAAGGGAGAGTTTTTTGTAATTTTAGGCCCTTCTGGCTCTGGAAAGACCACGCTTTTAAGGTCTATTGCAGGTTTAGAAAAAATAGATGAAGGGAAAATTCTCATTGACGGGAGAGACGTAACTTCTTTGCCTCCTGGTAAGAGAGAAATATCGATGGTTTTTCAAAACTTTGCTCTCTACCCTAACAAAACTGTCTACGAAAATTTATCAATGCCAATAGAGAATTTAAAGGAAGATGAGAGGGAAAAGATAATAGAAGAAGTTTCAAAGAGGTTAGGCATTTCTCAACTGCTAGATAGATATCCTTCACAATTATCTGGGGGACAACAACAAAGAGTGGGTTTAGCTAGGGCACTTGTAAAGAGGTCAAAAGTATTCTTAATGGACGAACCTTTATCAAATTTAGACGCTCCGCAGAGGATTTCTGCTAGAAAGTTAATCAAGGAAATACAATTAGAAAATTCAATAACAACGCTTTACGTAACTCACGACCAAACAGAGGCAATGGCTTTGGCTGATAGAATAGCAATAATAGATCAAGGTAAAATCATACAAGTTGGGTCTCCAGAGGAAATTTATGAAAATCCCGTAAACGAATTTGTTGCCTCATTCTTTGGAAATCCTCCAATGAGTATTATACATGACGGAAAAGGAAAATTGGGAATAAGGGCTGAAGACGTAAAAATTGGTGAAGGAAACTATAAGGGTATAGTTAAGGACGTTGAATTTTGGGGAGATAGATATTTAATTTATATTTCCTTTAATAATGAAGAAATAAAGGCTTTTTCTAGTAAAAGATTGAAAATTGGCGAAGAAATAAATTTTGATTTCAAATATAAGGTGATACCTTGAAGTACTCTATTCCTTATTTAGGTTATATATTAGGATTTGGAATAATTCCCTTTGCGTTAACATTCGCATTTGTAGGCCTAAATGTCAAGACAGCTTTTCAAGGCATAAATTTAGTTCCTCTCAATGTAATAGTGTATAATACGTTCTTTTTCTCCTTCTTTACCGCATTATTTTCATCTATTATAGGCACATTCCTGGCTGTGGGAATAGATATAATAAGTAAAGGAAAAAGAGCATTAAGCTTACTTATAATGTTACCTTACACAATTCCTTTTACTTCTTCGGCCTTAATATGGACTATAAGCTTATACGGCGGTTACGGATGGTTTACTTATTTCCTTGGTTTAAAATTTGATCCTCTTTACATGAAGTGCACTGCATTATATGCAGTAACTTTAGTAAGTATATGGTCTTCAATTCCGATGCCTTTTCTGATAATGCTGTCAGCCCTTAGGTCTATTCCTTCTTATGTTAAGGAAGCTGCTGAAATAGATAACCTAAGCTTATCGGAATACTACTTTAGAGTAGCTTTGCCTATGGTAGGAAAGGCGTTCTGGTTATCTTTCCTTTTAGAGTTTATATTAGCCCTAGGTAACTTTGATTTACCTTACGTATTAACCTCTGGAGGACCGGGTTATGCAACTACTACTTTACCTTTATTAGTTTACGAGGAAATGTTCTCATACGATAACTTCTCTGGAGGTTCCTTAGCTGCTGCAATTTTAAGTATAATTGCAACAATTCCTTCAATAGCCCTTCTCTTCTTATTAAGGAGTAAAAGGACAGGGTGGGTTTCATTAAAGATAAGAATGCCTAACAAAGTTTTTAAAGGGATAATCTTCGCCTTTCTTGCTTTAATGTTATTTTTCCTAGATTTTCCAGTTTATTGGATGTTTTTAGTTGCATTTAGAAATTCCTCCTTAGACTTTCATTATCCGCCAATATTAATTCCAAAATGCTTGACGCCATCTTATTTCTCTTCTGCCTTAATTCAAGCAGTACCTTATTTAATATCAAGCGCAGTAGTAGCAATAACTGCGTCAATTTTTACAATATTTATAGCTTTACCATCAGCTTATGAAGTGTCAAAAGGAAAGCTAAAGTTCATTTTGCCGTTATCGATTTACCTTTATTCTTTACCTTCTACATCTTTTGTAATCCCGCTTTATGATTTCTTTTCCTCAGAAGGACTTCTTAATACTTGGTGGGCTTTAATACTCTCAACTCCAATATTTACTGCAACCTTTGCAGTATGGCTATTTTTCAACTTCTTCTTAAGTTTTCCAAAAAGTTATGAAGATGTTGCAGAAGTATTTTCAATAAGGAGAAAGATGACCAGAATAATAATGCCTTTGTCAAGGCCTGCCCTCTTCTCCGTATTTCTACTATCTTTCATATTCAATTGGCATCTGCTATTTTATCCATTAATATTCACCTCAACGCCCTACAATTACTCATTCCCACCACAAGGTGCACAAACAATAACAATATTTGCATTACTAGCTATAGGAGATGAAAGTATAAACTGGGGCCTATTAGCTTCTTCAGCGTTAGTCGCAGCATTACCAGTAATGGTAGTAACACTATTTGCCATAGACAGAATATTAAAAGGTAGTTACTCTGGAGGATTAAAGTTTATATAAAGAAGAGATGATTTGTGCCACTTTTAATGGACATAGATTAGGATATTCTACAACGTAACAGTATGGAGATGCTGGCGGAGGAGGCGGTGGTGGACCAGGAGGTGGAGGGGGTGGCGGAGGTTGAGCAGGACTGAGAGTAATATTAATTGACCAGAAGTACACGTAGTTTGCTTCACCTTCTTGTACTATAAACATTAGTAAAATATTTGCCCATGCAGTAGGGGGAGGAGGTTCATAAAAAGTCCAACATACATTAACAGAGTAATAATTGCATTGCGTAACGAAATAAAATGTCTTATTTAATGGCTTTGCCTTAGTAACTAGACATGCTTTATAAGTGTTTGCAAGTGAAGTAAACGTTAAAGAAATACAACAATAAGAAAGTTTTGGACCATTCTTCGATATATTATATATTATAGGAATTAGAAATACCTTAGATGACTTTGGTAAACAGATTGTACTAACGTTTTGGGAGTGCGGTGGAGGTGGTGGGTTATATTCGCAAATTTTTATAGAAACGTTATTGCCAGAATTCACAGAGGAACGAACATTTGCATTAGGTAGATGGTAAGTGTAAATTTTAATTATCTTGATAGTGTAAAATTGACTTTCACCGTGATAGTAATACAAAACATCGGAGTAAAAGATACCTGGCATTAAAAGGAGAATTAGTAATGCCAGTAATGCCGCTTTACTCTTCATTAAGCTTCCCTTAATAGATATTTAAACCCATTCTATAAATTATTTTACCACCTCGTTTAGTCTAGTTTTATGATAGAGAAAATAACCGTCAAGTCCTTCTTGAAAAAGAAGGAAAGAAAAGAAAAAATAACAATGTTAACAGCTTATGATTACCCTACTGCAAAGATAATTTCCCTCACTGAGCTAGACGGCATCTTGGTAGGGGACTCCTTGGCAATGGTAGTCCTTGGACTGGAAAATACGCTTAAGGTAGGTATGAAAGAAATGTTACATCATTTAGACGCTGTAGTTAGGGCTAAGCCTAGGCAATTAATAGTTGCAGATATGCCTTTCCTATCTTACGAAACAGGAGATGCAGTAAAAAATGCTGGGTTATTTGCAAAGCACGGTGCAGATGCAGTAAAACTTGAAGGCGGGGAAGAGTTTTCAGACGTAGTAAAGAAAATTGTGAGAGCTGGAATTCCAGTCATGGGCCACATAGGATTAACTCCTCAAAGGTTCTTGAGGTTAGGAGGATATAGGACAATAGGAAAGACTGAAAGTGAAGAAGAACAACTTTTAAGAGACGCAAAGGCTTTAGAAGAAGCAGGCGTTTTCTCAGTAGTTATAGAGAACGTATATTCATCAATTGCAAAGAGAATAACAGAGAGCTTATCGATACCAACTATATGCATAGGTGCAGGACCTTACTGTGATGGGCAAATTCTAGTTATTCACGACTTGTTAGGGTTGTCTGACTTTAAGCCCTACTTTGCTAAGGCTTACGTTGATTTAAAGGAAATAATAAGTAAAGCTATCTCAGAGTATGTAAGAGAAGTGAAAGAAGGAAAATTCCCATCGAAAGAGTATTATAAAGAGAAGTGAGTTAATATTTAGAAAGACAATAATATACTCAAGTTATTAAAAATAAGCTAAAAGTATCCCAAAGATCGGAATAATTAGGTTAAATTAATCGGTTCAGCTGCGTTTTTGCTATACCATACTACATACAACGATAATGGTGCTAGGGGTTATTCGAAAAGAGCTAGGGCAATAAGCTGTACTTGATAAAGGAGATGCTAAAGTTAATAAAAATAAGGAGTAAGGTTAAGAAAGATAAAAGGACAACAATAAGTAGGAGGAAAACAACATATGGAATTATTTATATCTTGAGACATAAGAACTAAATTTATGGAAGAATTGCCTAAACCTTGGTTTAATATGCAAGATTATAAAAAAGTAAGATTACTAGAGGCAAAATATGAAGCAGAAATTGCAAGGAGGTTTCTTGAAGAAGGGCTTTTACGTAATGCAGCAGGAAAAGTTTACCAAGCTTGGAAGGCACTAGTTGCGGCATTTGCAACTGATTATAGAGATAAGCTAATGCAAAAATTCAAAGGTGAGGTTAAAATAAGAGGCAATAAGAAAGTGCAAAAAGTGGATTGGATTATTGCGATAATGCCTAGTAGTCTTATAAAAGCTGTAGCACAAACAATAGGTGGAGATATTGACACTTACACAAACATAGCTTTACTTCTTCATCAATACC from Acidianus ambivalens harbors:
- a CDS encoding YncE family protein → MVIVNKILIITLVLLYIVSIISIIPITSASQGFKTTNISVGSFPTAMAYDSNNGYVYVVDSGSGQVSVISSSTVIATISVGSDPTAIVYDKQNGLIYVANTLSNSISIINGTEVIATVTVGGGIGYSPVALLCVNGLIYVANLNSYKAGVGIVSVINGTKVVCNIQVECHPVCLVYDPSNGYIYVSDTGFATVSVIKGEKVIATISVGQAPRQIIYDPYNGLVYVLNLESNSTSVINGTSVICTISVPYPVAIAYSSSYVYIVSLCNNTVYMISGTKVVGNITVGQSPVFITYDSYNGLVYVANLGSNSLSVINSSRVIYQIPTGNSPRFILATPSAVYVADSGSNEVTEISVCKIIYYLTFKESGLPVGKSWTVCVNGTNETSTSNEITFILPPGTYFYKVYSAYYIPSPPQGSITLSSNATLQISFTPVKFNLTFEETGLVSGTKWAVCVNGTVSTSTSSRICFLLPYGYYEYKVLNVTGYKVTPIMGYIDLTSNITIKVAFYAMLYNVTFKETGLPKGVSWTVCIDNENHTTTACYITITLPMGVYEYKVFSSHYMPNVTQGTINLTMNEVINIKFTVMNYTLTIIENGLPSGYEWTVNINGSNYTTTMNEINITLPYGEYMVKVYSKYYIPITEEEFVNLSKNTELQFTFVPENFTITFEETGLPSGTTWTVCIDGRNYTTTSSSLTITLPYGTYEYRIFVTTNGYSPNVTQGTLTLTQAVKISITYKQITTTSTTTTSTTSTTTTPSITTTPPPTTVTSPTLNTAFVVGIAIVVVIVIAAAIILLRRK
- a CDS encoding amino acid permease, coding for MQFVRNSSGLVKNASLTDAMMLNIANMGAGLAIFTGISPYIVKGAVLWLASLITFLITLPLVFLYTFFIIEIHRTGGDYVWLSRKLNGKIGSIMGIALAFNMPPYFALSAFFSVAAINTVLEVIGTLNHEKALLNLANTVFVNPYCPSITLTQEILIYILAAIAFAIIIGINILKPKWGFSLVTALGTLAILGTIVAMIVVGINVSDFHSKISTFLADFDLTPSTYTGPTFSLPATIYMIPYFASFAYIWLYAGPAVSAEIKSERGIKYNIILGSLLTLFLITVPFYLLCIAGGYGFNFSLFPTATYNFWSVAIALAGNQALQWFIGISLISWEFFVMAFGVIVFARYVFAFSFDRLFPEIFSRLNRSSSPVYAHLLDFAVTLVFLAVPIISPEGVQALYSYTPLAIAYLFLVSLAGAKFSLEGKKRIGMLISSVISAAFMIFMGYEAFTNPYFGVISNGQPFWPGIAYVLSLIGLGIVIYVASKEYNLRRGINIDLNYKEIPPE
- a CDS encoding ABC transporter substrate-binding protein, coding for MKGVSKSIIALIIVIIVIIAAVGVYYVTLHKSTTTPSISTTPPVTLTVVTFSGESAKFIQCAGNLFSEEHPGVTVKVICYPFSEYIDQEITALSAHSTQYDIIGFTSTSAQKVTPYLICLNESMFNMSDIIMPQEDFGGIIYNSTTGKTEMIGIAYETAVYLTAYKECIFCNATLAEEFYNEYHMNFSPTTWENWTVVLDVDNFLTSHGITKYGFLIDDHVKHGIIDAYPAVFGWYYERCPELTQGKIGGLPGYNIMFESYILPGFSYPLPSFNSTAGIEALETYYDLVSYEPSPSSIQICYGNFAKFYPDAAGAFIFTSQLTCLNTTEREHTYLAPLPGDYAETGTDFLGVSKYSLHKQLAEEFLAFLVSPQVQKLAFLKFGKFPISKEAFQELMSNASLPTYEREWLTQVYRAAEEAWANPPNIPPTYPELIPSFNNEVYCYLTGKISAQEALNIAAQDWIKAVSG
- a CDS encoding ABC transporter ATP-binding protein yields the protein MSVELKDVSKKFGKLYALSKISLKVEKGEFFVILGPSGSGKTTLLRSIAGLEKIDEGKILIDGRDVTSLPPGKREISMVFQNFALYPNKTVYENLSMPIENLKEDEREKIIEEVSKRLGISQLLDRYPSQLSGGQQQRVGLARALVKRSKVFLMDEPLSNLDAPQRISARKLIKEIQLENSITTLYVTHDQTEAMALADRIAIIDQGKIIQVGSPEEIYENPVNEFVASFFGNPPMSIIHDGKGKLGIRAEDVKIGEGNYKGIVKDVEFWGDRYLIYISFNNEEIKAFSSKRLKIGEEINFDFKYKVIP
- a CDS encoding ABC transporter permease subunit, with the protein product MKYSIPYLGYILGFGIIPFALTFAFVGLNVKTAFQGINLVPLNVIVYNTFFFSFFTALFSSIIGTFLAVGIDIISKGKRALSLLIMLPYTIPFTSSALIWTISLYGGYGWFTYFLGLKFDPLYMKCTALYAVTLVSIWSSIPMPFLIMLSALRSIPSYVKEAAEIDNLSLSEYYFRVALPMVGKAFWLSFLLEFILALGNFDLPYVLTSGGPGYATTTLPLLVYEEMFSYDNFSGGSLAAAILSIIATIPSIALLFLLRSKRTGWVSLKIRMPNKVFKGIIFAFLALMLFFLDFPVYWMFLVAFRNSSLDFHYPPILIPKCLTPSYFSSALIQAVPYLISSAVVAITASIFTIFIALPSAYEVSKGKLKFILPLSIYLYSLPSTSFVIPLYDFFSSEGLLNTWWALILSTPIFTATFAVWLFFNFFLSFPKSYEDVAEVFSIRRKMTRIIMPLSRPALFSVFLLSFIFNWHLLFYPLIFTSTPYNYSFPPQGAQTITIFALLAIGDESINWGLLASSALVAALPVMVVTLFAIDRILKGSYSGGLKFI
- the panB gene encoding 3-methyl-2-oxobutanoate hydroxymethyltransferase — encoded protein: MIEKITVKSFLKKKERKEKITMLTAYDYPTAKIISLTELDGILVGDSLAMVVLGLENTLKVGMKEMLHHLDAVVRAKPRQLIVADMPFLSYETGDAVKNAGLFAKHGADAVKLEGGEEFSDVVKKIVRAGIPVMGHIGLTPQRFLRLGGYRTIGKTESEEEQLLRDAKALEEAGVFSVVIENVYSSIAKRITESLSIPTICIGAGPYCDGQILVIHDLLGLSDFKPYFAKAYVDLKEIISKAISEYVREVKEGKFPSKEYYKEK
- a CDS encoding PaREP1 family protein, whose amino-acid sequence is MEELPKPWFNMQDYKKVRLLEAKYEAEIARRFLEEGLLRNAAGKVYQAWKALVAAFATDYRDKLMQKFKGEVKIRGNKKVQKVDWIIAIMPSSLIKAVAQTIGGDIDTYTNIALLLHQYQYNGPDSQAILSQYINDESAKEDILKLLSVIDNILSKVLNQ